One window of Helicoverpa zea isolate HzStark_Cry1AcR chromosome 12, ilHelZeax1.1, whole genome shotgun sequence genomic DNA carries:
- the LOC124635356 gene encoding protein cueball-like has protein sequence MYKLLSVWALVVLSVQIVHSWDYALALEKRIDFFKNDTITHSITSHQFKNLTALAYDALHDTLLIVDQQTNNSSVYRFNFTSNDFQAILTRKEIISFAIDPVKELLFWIEDKSIHSMTLKPSHENNLNERIVLRLDEENPRAIAVDICSGFVYWTSTSSIKPAIEKVRFDGSDRAVLIDQDIQEPHRLVIDPQINKMFWIDIRHDDTYTYRVKYSDLEGNNESWLLQGTILPRALTVSKDFVYLIENEQKADWKYSKLGIEETLKQIGSSYSEIPSSIVAKYTLEEQTKGIQNCKALTSLLQDNSENETSRRIISELESLICVHGEKANATSCTCAPGYIGERCDVSVCQNYCIQGTCSVSDEGEPSCGCESGYSGARCDINMCFNYCLNNGVCYFTEENEPLCQCSGNYRGSRCEAIGNDTVSPTFSSGDKNYTLVDLLFNRRKVNGKFIVNFEVESE, from the exons ATGTACAAACTGCTGAGTGTGTGGGCGCTGGTGGTGCTGTCTGTACAGATAGTCCACTCCTGGG ACTATGCGCTGGCGTTAGAAAAACgaatcgatttttttaaaaacgaTACGATAACACACAGCATCACTAGCCACCAGTTTAAGAACCTCACGGCGTTAGCCTACGACGCACTCCACGACACGCTCCTGATCGTCGACCAACAGACTAACAACTCTTCCGTATACAGATTTAACTTCACATCCAACGACTTTCAGGCCATACTAACGAGGAAAGAGATAATTAGTTTCGCTATCGATCCagtaaaagaattattattttggatTGAGGATAAAAGTATACACTCGATGACCCTCAAGCCTTCACATGAAAACAACTTAAACGAAAGGATTGTACTCCGGTTGGATGAAGAGAATCCGAGGGCTATCGCTGTCGATATCTGTTCAGG GTTTGTTTACTGGACTAGTACAAGCTCTATAAAGCCCGCAATAGAAAAAGTAAGATTTGATGGCTCCGACAGAGCAGTATTGATAGACCAGGACATCCAAGAACCTCATCGCCTTGTCATCGATcctcaaataaacaaaatgttctGGATTGATATCAGACACGACGACACGTACACGTACAGAGTAAAGTATTCAGATTTAGAAGGAAACAATGAAAGTTGGTTATTGCAAGGAACCATACTACCTAGAGCATTAACTGTGTCAAAAGATTTTGTATACTTAATCGAAAATGAACAGAAAGCCGATTGGAAATATTCAAAACTTGGAATTGAAGAAACATTAAAGCAGATCGGTAGTTCGTACTCTGAAATTCCGTCTAGTATTGTTGCAAAATATACACTTGAAGAACAAACTAAGGGAATACAGAATTGTAAAGCTTTAACTAGTTTGCTACAAGATAATTCAGAGAACGAAACCTCTCGTCGTATTATTTCGGAGCTCGAGAGCCTCATTTGTGTTCATGGTGAGAAGGCTAATGCCACATCTTGCACATGCGCACCTGGCTACATCGGCGAGAGATGCGATGTGTCAGTCTGTCAGAACTATTGCATCCAAGGGACCTGCAGTGTCAGTGATGAGGGGGAACCCTCTTGCGG ATGTGAGTCTGGTTATTCTGGAGCGAGGTGCGACATCAACATGTGCTTCAATTACTGTCTCAACAACGGTGTTTGTTACTTTACTGAAGAGAATGAACCACTCTGCCAATGCAGTGGAAATTACCGTGGTTCCAGATGTGAAGCTATCGGAAACGACACAGTTAGCCCTACGTTCAGTTCAGGAGATAAAAACTATACTTTGGTCGATTTGTTGTTTAATCGGCGAAAAGTGAATGGCAAATTCATTGTAAATTTTGAAGTAGAATCTGAATAA